The Scyliorhinus canicula chromosome 13, sScyCan1.1, whole genome shotgun sequence genome contains a region encoding:
- the LOC119976098 gene encoding extracellular calcium-sensing receptor-like isoform X1, giving the protein MIFTIDEINRDPSLLPNITLGYRIFDSCDTHFQALRAAVTLINGQEESVIDYDCTPSTLAIIGDSGSTQSMVVTRMLGLFRIPLVSYFSTCACLSDKAEYPAFLRTVPSDYFQVRALAQLVKHFGWTWVGAIAGDDDYGRYGIQMFSEQIEALGACVAFSHTIPKVKTKEQIEAIVNTIRESRAKVILVFAIEQDTDSLIQEVMRQNITGIQWLASEAWVTSAMLSKQDNTILVGTLGFALRRAQIPGLQQFLQKVHPSTAAQNVLVTEFWETLFQCSLQTSENGTSQCTGSEDIKSRVNIYSDVSQLRVSYNVYKGIYAIAHALHNLSACKDGKGPFENNSCANTVDIKPWQLLHYLKHVNFTNKLGEEVVFDENGDPNPSYDLINWRKTADGSVRYVAVGQFGGSFDSNHRLEIDESAIVWNNGKKEIPRSSCSVGCVRGTRKAVRQGQPACCFDCISCADGEISNETDSIECIKCHLDYWSNSLKDRCLPKDIEFLSFEDPLGISLVTFALCGASLTIGAAAVFTYYRNTPIVRANNSELSFFILLSLVLCFLCSLTFIGKPTIWSCMLRHTLFGISFVLCTSCILGKTIVVLMAFRATPPNSDRMKWFGPVQQRVIILLCTCLQIIICLLWLTTSPPLPVKNTKYQNAKIILECDVGSIKAFAFVLGYIGILSSSCFLLAFFARKLPDNFNEAKFITFSMVIFFAVWVTFIPAYVSTSGKYTVAVEIFAILASSFGILSCIFVPKCYIILFKPEKNNRKHLMCWRSAD; this is encoded by the exons ATGATATTCACTATAGATGAAATAAATAGAGACCCGAGCCTGCTACCAAATATTACTCTCGGATATCGGATCTTCGACTCCTGCGACACACACTTTCAAGCTCTCCGAGCTGCTGTTACACTGATCAACGGACAAGAGGAATCGGTCATCGATTACGACTGTACTCCTTCAACACTAGCCATAATCGGAGACTCTGGATCAACCCAGTCTATGGTAGTAACACGGATGCTTGGGCTTTTCAGAATTCCATTG GTCAGCTACTTTTCTACTTGTGCCTGTCTGAGTGACAAAGCAGAATATCCGGCATTTCTTCGAACAGTGCCAAGTGATTACTTTCAAGTCAGAGCTTTGGCACAGCTTGTGAAACATTTTGGATGGACCTGGGTAGGAGCAATCGCGGGAGATGATGACTATGGTCGATATGGCATTCAGATGTTCAGTGAGCAGATTGAGGCTCTCGGGGCGTGCGTTGCTTTCTCTCACACGATTCCAAAAGTGAAGACCAAAGAGCAGATTGAAGCGATAGTCAACACTATTCGAGAAAGCCGTGCCAAGGTAATACTCGTCTTTGCTATTGAACAGGACACTGACAGCCTTATTCAGGAAGTAATGCGGCAAAACATTACCGGAATTCAGTGGCTGGCGAGCGAAGCATGGGTGACGTCAGCTATGCTTTCCAAACAGGACAACACAATTTTGGTTGGCACTCTGGGGTTTGCACTCCGGAGGGCTCAGATACCAGGTCTTCAACAATTTCTTCAGAAGGTTCATCCTTCCACGGCCGCTCAAAATGTTTTGGTAACAGAGTTTTGGGAAACTTTATTTCAGTGCTCATTACAAACTTCTGAAAATGGAACAAGTCAGTGTACGGGATCAGAGGACATTAAGAGCCGCGTAAATATATATTCTGATGTATCGCAACTCAGAGTATCATACAATGTATATAAAGGAATCTATGCAATAGCTCACGCCCTTCACAATCTCTCCGCTTGTAAAGATGGGAAAGGGCCGTTTGAAAATAATAGCTGTGCCAACACCGTGGATATTAAACCATGGCAG CTTTTGCATTACCTGAAACACGTTAACTTTACAAACAAACTTGGAGAGGAAGTAGTATTTGATGAAAATGGAGATCCCAACCCATCCTATGATTTGATAAACTGGCGGAAAACCGCTGACGGTTCTGTTCGTTATGTGGCGGTGGGTCAGTTTGGTGGTTCTTTTGATTCAAACCACAGGCTCGAAATAGATGAAAGTGCAATTGTTTGGAATAATGGAAAGAAAGAG ATTCCTCGATCGAGCTGTAGCGTGGGCTGCGTACGAGGGACAAGGAAAGCTGTTAGACAAGGCCAACCTGCTTGTTGCTTTGATTGCATATCATGTGCAGACGGGGAGATTAGTAATGAGACAG ACTCAATCGAATGCATTAAATGCCATTTAGACTACTGGTCGAATTCGCTAAAAGATCGATGCCTTCCAAAGGATATTGAATTTCTCTCCTTCGAGGATCCGTTGGGAATCTCACTGGTGACGTTTGCCCTTTGTGGGGCCTCACTCACAATTGGTGCTGCAGCAGTATTCACCTATTACAGGAACACCCCAATTGTCAGGGCTAACAACTCCGAATTAAGTTTCTTCATTCTCCTATCCTTAGTGCTGTGCTTCCTGTGCTCTCTCACCTTTATTGGCAAGCCCACAATCTGGTCTTGCATGCTCCGTCACACGCTTTTTGGCATAAGCTTTGTGCTCTGCACTTCATGCATTTTAGGGAAAACAATTGTTGTCTTAATGGCTTTTAGAGCAACACCTCCAAACAGCGATAGAATGAAATGGTTCGGGCCTGTGCAACAAAGAGTAATAATATTACTGTGTACCTGTTTGCAAATTATAATCTGTCTCCTCTGGCTAACTACATCGCCACCGTTGCCGGTAAAAAACACAAAGTATCAAAATGCAAAAATTATTCTTGAATGTGATGTTGGCTCAATCAAGGCGTTTGCATTTGTTTTGGGTTATATCGGCATCTTGTCTTCTTCCTGTTTTTTGCTGGCTTTTTTTGCCCGCAAGCTACCAGATAATTTTAATGAAGCTAAATTTATAACATTCAGTATGGTCATCTTTTTTGCAGTCTGGGTTACTTTCATCCCCGCTTATGTGAGCACTTCTGGAAAATACACTGTCGCTGTGGAAATATTTGCCATTTTGGCGTCGAGCTTTGGTATTCTGTCCTGCATATTCGTCCCGAAATGTTATATTATCCTGTTCAAACCTGAAAAAAacaatagaaagcatcttatGTGCTGGAGATCCGCTGATTAA
- the LOC119976098 gene encoding extracellular calcium-sensing receptor-like isoform X3, with protein MIFTIDEINRDPSLLPNITLGYRIFDSCDTHFQALRAAVTLINGQEESVIDYDCTPSTLAIIGDSGSTQSMVVTRMLGLFRIPLVSYFSTCACLSDKAEYPAFLRTVPSDYFQVRALAQLVKHFGWTWVGAIAGDDDYGRYGIQMFSEQIEALGACVAFSHTIPKVKTKEQIEAIVNTIRESRAKVILVFAIEQDTDSLIQEVMRQNITGIQWLASEAWVTSAMLSKQDNTILVGTLGFALRRAQIPGLQQFLQKVHPSTAAQNVLVTEFWETLFQCSLQTSENGTSQCTGSEDIKSRVNIYSDVSQLRVSYNVYKGIYAIAHALHNLSACKDGKGPFENNSCANTVDIKPWQLLHYLKHVNFTNKLGEEVVFDENGDPNPSYDLINWRKTADGSVRYVAVGQFGGSFDSNHRLEIDESAIVWNNGKKEIPRSSCSVGCVRGTRKAVRQGQPACCFDCISCADGEISNETVFKMAKEKFHQSSGNALARICVF; from the exons ATGATATTCACTATAGATGAAATAAATAGAGACCCGAGCCTGCTACCAAATATTACTCTCGGATATCGGATCTTCGACTCCTGCGACACACACTTTCAAGCTCTCCGAGCTGCTGTTACACTGATCAACGGACAAGAGGAATCGGTCATCGATTACGACTGTACTCCTTCAACACTAGCCATAATCGGAGACTCTGGATCAACCCAGTCTATGGTAGTAACACGGATGCTTGGGCTTTTCAGAATTCCATTG GTCAGCTACTTTTCTACTTGTGCCTGTCTGAGTGACAAAGCAGAATATCCGGCATTTCTTCGAACAGTGCCAAGTGATTACTTTCAAGTCAGAGCTTTGGCACAGCTTGTGAAACATTTTGGATGGACCTGGGTAGGAGCAATCGCGGGAGATGATGACTATGGTCGATATGGCATTCAGATGTTCAGTGAGCAGATTGAGGCTCTCGGGGCGTGCGTTGCTTTCTCTCACACGATTCCAAAAGTGAAGACCAAAGAGCAGATTGAAGCGATAGTCAACACTATTCGAGAAAGCCGTGCCAAGGTAATACTCGTCTTTGCTATTGAACAGGACACTGACAGCCTTATTCAGGAAGTAATGCGGCAAAACATTACCGGAATTCAGTGGCTGGCGAGCGAAGCATGGGTGACGTCAGCTATGCTTTCCAAACAGGACAACACAATTTTGGTTGGCACTCTGGGGTTTGCACTCCGGAGGGCTCAGATACCAGGTCTTCAACAATTTCTTCAGAAGGTTCATCCTTCCACGGCCGCTCAAAATGTTTTGGTAACAGAGTTTTGGGAAACTTTATTTCAGTGCTCATTACAAACTTCTGAAAATGGAACAAGTCAGTGTACGGGATCAGAGGACATTAAGAGCCGCGTAAATATATATTCTGATGTATCGCAACTCAGAGTATCATACAATGTATATAAAGGAATCTATGCAATAGCTCACGCCCTTCACAATCTCTCCGCTTGTAAAGATGGGAAAGGGCCGTTTGAAAATAATAGCTGTGCCAACACCGTGGATATTAAACCATGGCAG CTTTTGCATTACCTGAAACACGTTAACTTTACAAACAAACTTGGAGAGGAAGTAGTATTTGATGAAAATGGAGATCCCAACCCATCCTATGATTTGATAAACTGGCGGAAAACCGCTGACGGTTCTGTTCGTTATGTGGCGGTGGGTCAGTTTGGTGGTTCTTTTGATTCAAACCACAGGCTCGAAATAGATGAAAGTGCAATTGTTTGGAATAATGGAAAGAAAGAG ATTCCTCGATCGAGCTGTAGCGTGGGCTGCGTACGAGGGACAAGGAAAGCTGTTAGACAAGGCCAACCTGCTTGTTGCTTTGATTGCATATCATGTGCAGACGGGGAGATTAGTAATGAGACAG TTTTCAAGATGGCAAAGGAGAAGTTTCACCAATCATCAGGCAATGCGCTGGCACGAATCTGTGTGTTTTAA
- the LOC119976098 gene encoding extracellular calcium-sensing receptor-like isoform X2 — MRSVTTTLLMYHRGYHRLKHRSEVKVSYFSTCACLSDKAEYPAFLRTVPSDYFQVRALAQLVKHFGWTWVGAIAGDDDYGRYGIQMFSEQIEALGACVAFSHTIPKVKTKEQIEAIVNTIRESRAKVILVFAIEQDTDSLIQEVMRQNITGIQWLASEAWVTSAMLSKQDNTILVGTLGFALRRAQIPGLQQFLQKVHPSTAAQNVLVTEFWETLFQCSLQTSENGTSQCTGSEDIKSRVNIYSDVSQLRVSYNVYKGIYAIAHALHNLSACKDGKGPFENNSCANTVDIKPWQLLHYLKHVNFTNKLGEEVVFDENGDPNPSYDLINWRKTADGSVRYVAVGQFGGSFDSNHRLEIDESAIVWNNGKKEIPRSSCSVGCVRGTRKAVRQGQPACCFDCISCADGEISNETDSIECIKCHLDYWSNSLKDRCLPKDIEFLSFEDPLGISLVTFALCGASLTIGAAAVFTYYRNTPIVRANNSELSFFILLSLVLCFLCSLTFIGKPTIWSCMLRHTLFGISFVLCTSCILGKTIVVLMAFRATPPNSDRMKWFGPVQQRVIILLCTCLQIIICLLWLTTSPPLPVKNTKYQNAKIILECDVGSIKAFAFVLGYIGILSSSCFLLAFFARKLPDNFNEAKFITFSMVIFFAVWVTFIPAYVSTSGKYTVAVEIFAILASSFGILSCIFVPKCYIILFKPEKNNRKHLMCWRSAD; from the exons GTCAGCTACTTTTCTACTTGTGCCTGTCTGAGTGACAAAGCAGAATATCCGGCATTTCTTCGAACAGTGCCAAGTGATTACTTTCAAGTCAGAGCTTTGGCACAGCTTGTGAAACATTTTGGATGGACCTGGGTAGGAGCAATCGCGGGAGATGATGACTATGGTCGATATGGCATTCAGATGTTCAGTGAGCAGATTGAGGCTCTCGGGGCGTGCGTTGCTTTCTCTCACACGATTCCAAAAGTGAAGACCAAAGAGCAGATTGAAGCGATAGTCAACACTATTCGAGAAAGCCGTGCCAAGGTAATACTCGTCTTTGCTATTGAACAGGACACTGACAGCCTTATTCAGGAAGTAATGCGGCAAAACATTACCGGAATTCAGTGGCTGGCGAGCGAAGCATGGGTGACGTCAGCTATGCTTTCCAAACAGGACAACACAATTTTGGTTGGCACTCTGGGGTTTGCACTCCGGAGGGCTCAGATACCAGGTCTTCAACAATTTCTTCAGAAGGTTCATCCTTCCACGGCCGCTCAAAATGTTTTGGTAACAGAGTTTTGGGAAACTTTATTTCAGTGCTCATTACAAACTTCTGAAAATGGAACAAGTCAGTGTACGGGATCAGAGGACATTAAGAGCCGCGTAAATATATATTCTGATGTATCGCAACTCAGAGTATCATACAATGTATATAAAGGAATCTATGCAATAGCTCACGCCCTTCACAATCTCTCCGCTTGTAAAGATGGGAAAGGGCCGTTTGAAAATAATAGCTGTGCCAACACCGTGGATATTAAACCATGGCAG CTTTTGCATTACCTGAAACACGTTAACTTTACAAACAAACTTGGAGAGGAAGTAGTATTTGATGAAAATGGAGATCCCAACCCATCCTATGATTTGATAAACTGGCGGAAAACCGCTGACGGTTCTGTTCGTTATGTGGCGGTGGGTCAGTTTGGTGGTTCTTTTGATTCAAACCACAGGCTCGAAATAGATGAAAGTGCAATTGTTTGGAATAATGGAAAGAAAGAG ATTCCTCGATCGAGCTGTAGCGTGGGCTGCGTACGAGGGACAAGGAAAGCTGTTAGACAAGGCCAACCTGCTTGTTGCTTTGATTGCATATCATGTGCAGACGGGGAGATTAGTAATGAGACAG ACTCAATCGAATGCATTAAATGCCATTTAGACTACTGGTCGAATTCGCTAAAAGATCGATGCCTTCCAAAGGATATTGAATTTCTCTCCTTCGAGGATCCGTTGGGAATCTCACTGGTGACGTTTGCCCTTTGTGGGGCCTCACTCACAATTGGTGCTGCAGCAGTATTCACCTATTACAGGAACACCCCAATTGTCAGGGCTAACAACTCCGAATTAAGTTTCTTCATTCTCCTATCCTTAGTGCTGTGCTTCCTGTGCTCTCTCACCTTTATTGGCAAGCCCACAATCTGGTCTTGCATGCTCCGTCACACGCTTTTTGGCATAAGCTTTGTGCTCTGCACTTCATGCATTTTAGGGAAAACAATTGTTGTCTTAATGGCTTTTAGAGCAACACCTCCAAACAGCGATAGAATGAAATGGTTCGGGCCTGTGCAACAAAGAGTAATAATATTACTGTGTACCTGTTTGCAAATTATAATCTGTCTCCTCTGGCTAACTACATCGCCACCGTTGCCGGTAAAAAACACAAAGTATCAAAATGCAAAAATTATTCTTGAATGTGATGTTGGCTCAATCAAGGCGTTTGCATTTGTTTTGGGTTATATCGGCATCTTGTCTTCTTCCTGTTTTTTGCTGGCTTTTTTTGCCCGCAAGCTACCAGATAATTTTAATGAAGCTAAATTTATAACATTCAGTATGGTCATCTTTTTTGCAGTCTGGGTTACTTTCATCCCCGCTTATGTGAGCACTTCTGGAAAATACACTGTCGCTGTGGAAATATTTGCCATTTTGGCGTCGAGCTTTGGTATTCTGTCCTGCATATTCGTCCCGAAATGTTATATTATCCTGTTCAAACCTGAAAAAAacaatagaaagcatcttatGTGCTGGAGATCCGCTGATTAA